Proteins from a single region of Noviherbaspirillum saxi:
- a CDS encoding nuclear transport factor 2 family protein yields the protein MSIAVLEARVRALEDLEAIRTLKAHYFLSCDRKDPQAVAACFMPGEVLIDYGAIGVFHHRDELVELFTRMACHEHIVEMHHGVNPCITVADDSHAHGTWGLFYHQINTRERTVTQLGAYYEDDYRKLDGAWKIANTRCVVTSTLVSELSEGLEKIVFAGRRFSPQERA from the coding sequence ATGTCGATCGCGGTGCTGGAGGCGCGCGTGCGCGCGCTGGAAGATCTGGAAGCCATACGTACGCTGAAGGCGCATTATTTCTTGAGTTGCGACCGCAAGGATCCGCAGGCGGTCGCTGCCTGCTTCATGCCCGGCGAAGTGTTGATCGATTATGGCGCGATCGGTGTGTTTCACCATCGCGACGAGCTGGTCGAACTGTTTACCCGGATGGCTTGCCATGAACATATCGTCGAAATGCATCATGGCGTCAATCCATGCATCACGGTGGCCGACGACAGTCATGCACACGGCACCTGGGGATTGTTCTATCACCAGATCAATACGCGCGAACGTACCGTCACGCAGCTCGGTGCCTACTATGAAGACGATTACCGCAAGCTCGATGGCGCCTGGAAGATCGCCAATACGCGCTGCGTGGTGACATCGACCCTGGTGAGCGAACTGTCCGAAGGACTCGAAAAGATTGTATTCGCCGGCCGTCGATTCTCACCACAGGAGCGGGCATGA
- a CDS encoding DUF1214 domain-containing protein: MTESVEQQLVSGQTWDAFCDILKRAGQQILRPEAPNDAFNRAEGFRYLSRLMRIALEMHVEYADPDFPGFLIPSHETAKIGADNPDNLYQYARLNGHNDYLVRGHRGSVAYLSFGSQKGGYETDGRMTQTGFIDTQHMQFDADGNFELTLSQTQAAGNWLPLEADSNALVVRQTFLDRNNEKLARLSIERIDSDQKPQPLDPLKLHGGLLKAAHFVENTAKLFADWANGYQSHPNQLPPANQAVCQAVGGDPNIFYYHSYWSLQDDEALLIEIERIPDCRFWNLQINNYWMESLDYRYHRIGINKHGAQLDARGGVTLVLSHTDPGLPNWLETAGHRVGTMCMRWVDAKEHVHPTTRVVKLSDLKRKGEHD, from the coding sequence ATGACAGAATCCGTGGAACAACAGCTCGTTTCCGGTCAAACCTGGGATGCCTTCTGCGACATCCTGAAACGCGCCGGCCAGCAAATACTGCGGCCGGAAGCGCCGAACGACGCCTTCAACCGCGCCGAGGGCTTTCGCTATCTCAGCCGGTTGATGCGCATCGCACTGGAAATGCATGTCGAGTACGCGGACCCGGACTTCCCCGGCTTCCTGATCCCGTCGCATGAAACCGCGAAGATCGGCGCAGACAACCCCGATAATCTTTACCAGTATGCGCGGCTGAACGGCCACAACGACTATCTGGTGCGCGGACATCGCGGCAGCGTGGCATACCTGAGCTTCGGTAGCCAGAAAGGCGGTTACGAAACCGACGGCAGGATGACGCAAACCGGATTCATCGACACCCAGCATATGCAGTTCGATGCGGACGGCAATTTCGAGCTGACACTGAGCCAGACGCAGGCGGCAGGCAACTGGTTGCCGCTGGAAGCCGACAGCAATGCGCTGGTGGTGCGCCAGACTTTCCTCGACCGCAATAATGAAAAGCTGGCGCGGCTGAGCATCGAGCGTATCGACTCGGATCAGAAGCCGCAGCCACTCGATCCGCTGAAGCTGCATGGCGGCTTGCTGAAAGCGGCCCACTTCGTCGAAAACACCGCAAAACTGTTTGCCGACTGGGCGAACGGCTACCAGTCCCATCCGAATCAGCTTCCGCCGGCGAACCAGGCCGTGTGCCAGGCGGTCGGCGGCGATCCGAATATTTTCTATTACCACTCGTACTGGTCGCTGCAGGACGACGAAGCCTTGCTGATCGAAATCGAACGCATCCCGGATTGCCGCTTCTGGAACCTGCAAATCAATAACTACTGGATGGAATCGCTCGACTACCGCTACCACCGCATAGGCATCAACAAGCATGGCGCGCAGCTAGACGCGCGGGGCGGCGTCACGCTGGTGCTGTCACATACGGATCCGGGACTGCCGAACTGGCTGGAAACAGCCGGCCATCGCGTCGGCACGATGTGCATGCGTTGGGTCGATGCGAAAGAACATGTGCATCCGACGACGCGCGTGGTCAAGCTGTCGGACCTGAAAAGGAAAGGCGAACATGACTGA
- a CDS encoding acetyltransferase, whose translation MTHFYAFNGDADGLCALQQLRLADPQEVRLVTGVKRDIQLLRRVDAEAGDTVTALDISLDQNRGDLLRLLDAGASVRYFDHHHAGELPEHPALMACIDERAEVCTSILVDHYLAGRHRMWAITAAFGDNLGTVAAAMARDAGLGNAAASTLQMLGTCLNYNAYGETIADLHIDPVELAQQMMPFADPLEFAACSEAYVRLTAGYRDDMERTRDLSPAHQLPGATMLVLPNAPWARRAIGVLANERMQTDPDNALAILSPKSGGGYTVSVRVPAHSASSAADFCRTFETGGGRKTAGGINHLPEADVERFTDRFDACFAKR comes from the coding sequence ATGACGCATTTTTACGCTTTCAATGGCGATGCGGACGGCCTGTGCGCACTGCAGCAACTGCGGCTCGCCGATCCGCAGGAAGTTCGCCTGGTTACCGGCGTCAAGCGCGATATTCAACTGCTGAGACGGGTTGATGCAGAGGCCGGCGACACCGTCACCGCGCTCGATATTTCACTCGACCAGAATCGTGGTGACTTACTGCGGTTGCTTGATGCCGGCGCATCGGTACGCTATTTCGATCACCATCATGCGGGCGAATTGCCTGAGCATCCGGCCTTGATGGCCTGCATCGACGAGCGCGCGGAGGTCTGCACCAGTATCCTGGTCGATCATTATCTGGCCGGACGCCATCGTATGTGGGCGATCACCGCTGCTTTCGGCGATAACCTTGGCACGGTCGCTGCTGCCATGGCGCGCGATGCCGGTCTTGGGAACGCGGCGGCATCGACCTTGCAGATGCTGGGCACCTGCCTGAACTACAACGCGTATGGCGAAACCATCGCCGACCTGCATATCGATCCCGTCGAGCTGGCACAGCAGATGATGCCGTTCGCTGATCCGCTGGAATTTGCCGCATGCTCGGAAGCCTATGTTCGGCTCACGGCGGGGTATCGCGACGACATGGAACGGACGCGCGATCTTTCGCCGGCGCACCAGTTGCCGGGTGCAACCATGCTGGTATTGCCGAATGCGCCATGGGCCCGGCGTGCCATCGGCGTATTGGCGAATGAACGGATGCAGACTGATCCAGACAATGCGCTTGCGATTCTGTCACCGAAATCAGGCGGCGGGTATACGGTCAGTGTGCGGGTGCCGGCGCATAGCGCGTCCAGTGCGGCGGATTTCTGCCGCACTTTCGAGACCGGTGGCGGCCGGAAAACGGCTGGCGGGATCAATCACTTGCCGGAGGCCGATGTTGAACGCTTTACAGACAGGTTCGACGCCTGCTTTGCTAAGCGTTAG
- a CDS encoding DUF1302 domain-containing protein: MKRIQQVKAPLRLRGIAEAVLVMACAPSAFAAATVQIGDNTSFDYGATVSYGVGVRAKSPSDALINGPVGAAGLPTTINSDDGDRNFKRHSLTTNRMSVLLEGHLKHDNVGLFVRGSAFYDSVYNRGNDNNSPGTVNKSGPFNEFTSGARDYEGRRARLLDAYLYGNFNAGDSKVNLRAGNHVVQWGESLYFPNIAGAQAPADATKANVPGAEVKDILLPSGQVSGQWSLSDNVSLLGYYQYQYRPTELSPAGSYFSFADMLGPGADRIYTLANPLLMSPATAGLPGLPTALTAVRGPDIRPKDSGQWGIGSRFRISDRTELGAYHLRYHDKNPSVVTNLGVATLYPGNAAFGIPPITSAVLPPQFQALPVGYQVKYFDNIKLTGVSFSTQLEGISLAGEVSYRDGAPVLVDTLLGPTATRSKSWQGQVSAIQTFEKTPLADAMTLVGEIGVHRVSSVEAVDMAGMRFNQLSNSRSSWAYAIAWTLNYNNVFNGWDMAVPITFQHLVNGVPAVAASFGSLTGEGDKRLSVGTTFKYLNNLEIGLSYNAFLGSADARLRPLADRDYLALSAKYSF; encoded by the coding sequence ATGAAGCGTATTCAACAGGTCAAAGCACCATTGCGTTTGCGAGGCATTGCCGAGGCCGTGCTGGTGATGGCATGCGCGCCATCGGCGTTTGCCGCCGCTACGGTACAAATCGGCGACAACACCAGTTTCGATTATGGCGCGACCGTCAGTTACGGCGTCGGCGTCCGGGCCAAATCGCCATCGGATGCACTGATCAATGGACCAGTGGGCGCAGCCGGTTTGCCGACCACCATCAATAGCGATGACGGAGATCGCAACTTCAAGCGTCACAGTTTGACCACGAATCGCATGAGTGTCCTGCTCGAAGGCCATCTTAAGCACGACAACGTCGGTCTGTTCGTCCGCGGCAGCGCGTTCTACGACAGCGTCTACAATCGCGGCAACGACAATAACTCGCCCGGCACCGTTAACAAATCGGGGCCGTTCAATGAATTCACATCCGGCGCGCGCGACTATGAGGGCCGACGCGCGCGCTTGCTCGACGCCTATCTGTATGGCAACTTCAATGCCGGCGACAGCAAGGTCAATCTGCGTGCCGGTAACCATGTGGTGCAATGGGGCGAATCGCTGTACTTCCCGAATATTGCCGGTGCCCAGGCACCGGCCGACGCGACCAAGGCCAATGTGCCGGGTGCGGAGGTCAAGGACATTCTATTGCCTAGCGGGCAGGTTTCCGGCCAATGGTCGCTCTCCGACAACGTCAGCTTGCTCGGCTATTACCAGTACCAGTACCGGCCAACCGAGTTGTCACCGGCAGGCAGTTATTTCAGTTTTGCCGACATGCTCGGACCTGGCGCCGATCGCATTTACACGCTGGCGAATCCACTGCTGATGAGCCCGGCAACCGCCGGCCTGCCAGGCTTGCCGACCGCCTTGACCGCCGTGCGCGGCCCCGACATCCGTCCGAAGGATAGCGGGCAATGGGGTATCGGCAGCCGCTTCCGCATCAGCGACAGAACCGAGCTGGGCGCGTATCACCTGCGCTATCACGACAAGAATCCGAGCGTCGTGACCAATCTCGGTGTCGCCACGCTCTATCCGGGCAATGCCGCGTTCGGCATTCCGCCGATTACTTCCGCAGTGCTGCCGCCGCAATTCCAGGCGCTGCCGGTCGGTTACCAGGTCAAGTATTTCGACAATATCAAGCTCACCGGCGTCAGCTTCTCGACGCAGCTGGAAGGCATCAGCCTGGCGGGCGAAGTCAGCTATCGCGACGGCGCGCCCGTGCTGGTCGACACCTTGCTCGGACCGACGGCGACCCGCTCGAAGTCGTGGCAGGGACAGGTGTCAGCGATACAGACTTTCGAAAAAACGCCGCTGGCCGACGCGATGACGCTGGTCGGCGAGATTGGCGTGCACCGGGTCAGCAGCGTGGAAGCAGTAGACATGGCCGGCATGCGCTTTAACCAGTTGAGCAACAGCAGATCCTCATGGGCTTATGCGATCGCATGGACACTCAACTACAACAACGTGTTCAACGGCTGGGATATGGCAGTGCCGATCACTTTCCAGCACCTGGTCAACGGCGTGCCTGCCGTGGCCGCCAGCTTCGGCAGCCTGACCGGAGAGGGCGACAAGCGTTTGAGCGTCGGCACCACGTTCAAGTATCTGAACAACCTGGAAATCGGTCTTTCCTATAACGCATTCCTCGGCAGCGCCGATGCGAGATTGCGCCCGCTGGCCGACCGCGATTATCTCGCGCTCAGCGCCAAGTACAGCTTTTGA
- a CDS encoding SRPBCC domain-containing protein, with amino-acid sequence MCKAENLVTSVKVEINAPASLVWDVLMDLASYPQWNPYTVRVESSLQLGEPVNLYLPDPTRPGEHLHVVETLVAFEPHALLSWEMRPTAQSKDAARRDQYIEAMGEDHCVYYTTDIFLGLNADATMKNFGAWVKQGFDAVALGVKQRAELLYAAQRTRGKHEFV; translated from the coding sequence ATGTGCAAGGCAGAAAATCTCGTTACTTCGGTCAAGGTGGAAATCAACGCTCCCGCATCGCTGGTGTGGGATGTCCTGATGGATCTTGCCAGTTACCCGCAATGGAATCCGTATACGGTGCGGGTCGAATCGTCGCTGCAACTGGGCGAGCCGGTCAATCTGTATCTGCCCGATCCGACGCGTCCGGGCGAACATCTTCACGTGGTCGAAACATTGGTCGCATTTGAGCCGCATGCATTGCTGTCATGGGAAATGCGGCCGACCGCGCAATCGAAGGATGCGGCACGGCGCGACCAGTATATCGAGGCCATGGGCGAGGACCATTGCGTGTATTACACCACCGATATTTTTCTCGGATTGAATGCTGATGCCACGATGAAGAATTTCGGAGCGTGGGTAAAGCAGGGCTTCGACGCGGTGGCACTCGGCGTGAAACAGCGCGCGGAATTGCTGTATGCCGCACAGCGGACAAGAGGCAAGCACGAGTTTGTATAA
- a CDS encoding sulfotransferase family protein: MTDNRKFDMNVLMMQATAHSGGLSDFGDAHFRPALHMMLASLDRDARLSEQGRSLLQQRLVELLSNRLQVEAYCKRHPDILDEVIVQPVVIVGLPRTGTTLLQRILARDPRFYSLAWWESRHPVPQSEVAPDSPDPRIAQARAEVEMMIAAMPQLLSIHPLDAEQADEEVMLMEHTFFGAMDAYANVSSYTAWREGQDYAPAYTYLKKLLQFMQWQKKRRGMHAERWVLKTPHHLHAMPALFKLFPDVRVIQTHRDPLQTIPSLASFVHTLWRIYSDHADAATAGQQWNRQFARSLRHTMQFRDALPEPRFFDVAYIDTVKQPMDVVRAIYAFLGMPLTDGVEALMRQWLTHNARDQRAPHDYSVAQFGLSNAQLEQDYLEYRARYLEQGNIRSH; the protein is encoded by the coding sequence ATGACTGATAACCGCAAGTTCGACATGAATGTACTGATGATGCAGGCGACGGCGCACAGCGGCGGCTTGAGCGACTTCGGCGATGCGCATTTTCGGCCCGCGCTGCACATGATGCTGGCTTCGCTGGATCGTGACGCGCGGCTGTCGGAACAGGGGCGGTCCTTATTGCAGCAACGACTGGTGGAGTTGCTAAGCAATCGCCTGCAGGTCGAAGCCTATTGCAAGCGCCATCCCGACATCCTCGATGAAGTGATTGTGCAGCCGGTGGTGATCGTCGGCCTGCCGCGTACCGGCACCACGTTGCTGCAACGCATCCTCGCCCGCGATCCGCGCTTTTATTCGCTTGCGTGGTGGGAAAGCCGTCATCCGGTGCCGCAATCCGAGGTTGCGCCCGATTCTCCCGACCCGCGTATCGCACAGGCCAGGGCAGAGGTCGAGATGATGATTGCGGCGATGCCGCAGCTGCTGTCCATCCATCCGCTCGATGCCGAACAGGCAGATGAAGAAGTGATGCTGATGGAGCACACTTTCTTCGGCGCGATGGACGCGTATGCAAACGTGTCTTCCTATACGGCGTGGCGTGAGGGGCAGGACTATGCACCTGCCTATACCTACCTGAAAAAACTGCTGCAGTTCATGCAGTGGCAAAAAAAGCGGCGCGGGATGCATGCGGAGCGCTGGGTGCTGAAGACGCCGCATCACTTGCACGCGATGCCGGCACTGTTCAAACTATTTCCAGACGTGCGCGTGATTCAGACCCATCGCGATCCGCTGCAAACCATTCCTTCGCTGGCGAGCTTCGTGCATACGCTGTGGCGCATCTATAGTGACCATGCCGATGCGGCGACGGCAGGACAGCAATGGAATCGCCAGTTTGCACGCAGCCTGCGGCACACGATGCAGTTTCGCGATGCATTGCCTGAGCCGCGTTTTTTCGATGTCGCTTACATCGATACGGTCAAGCAGCCGATGGACGTGGTGCGGGCCATCTATGCGTTTCTCGGCATGCCACTGACGGACGGCGTGGAAGCATTAATGCGGCAATGGCTGACGCACAACGCCCGCGATCAGCGCGCGCCGCATGATTATTCGGTGGCGCAGTTCGGCCTCAGCAACGCGCAGCTTGAGCAAGACTATCTCGAGTATCGCGCACGCTACCTGGAGCAGGGCAATATCCGTTCCCATTAA
- the cysN gene encoding sulfate adenylyltransferase subunit CysN, which translates to MAHVSDLIAEDIDQYLTLHEHKSLLRFITCGSVDDGKSTLIGRMLYESKMLFEDQLSQLETDSKKMGTQGGDLDFALLVDGLSAEREQGITIDVAYRFFSTDKRKFIVADTPGHEQYTRNMVTGASTADVAIVLVDARKGILTQTRRHSYLASLVGIRHIALVINKLDMVGYAKEVVDRIDAEYRSFAKALGLQNIVTIPMSALKGDNIAERSANTPWYQGPTLMSYLETVEIDDAGSQWRPFRLPVQWVNRPNLDFRGYAGIVAGGIVRPGDRLRVLPSGRESRVARIVSSEGDLAQAVNGQSITITLEDELDISRGDVLASPNALPGVADQFEAAVIWMNDEPMLPGRPYLLKIGTKTVTATSAPPKYKINVNTLEHLAARKLDLNDIGVCNLSFDQHVAFDPYSENRDTGSFIMIDRLTNNTVGAGILHFALRRSQNIHWQAIDVNKQAHASLKGQKPCVLWFTGLSGAGKSTVANMVEKKLHALGKHTYLLDGDNVRHGLNKDLGFSDADRVENIRRVGEVARLMVDAGQIVLVSFISPFRAERRMARELVEQDEFVEIFVDTPISVAEQRDPKGLYKKARRGELKNFTGIDSPYEAPECAEIRIDTTAHSPDQAAELVIQHLTERGVI; encoded by the coding sequence ATGGCACACGTATCTGATCTGATCGCCGAAGATATCGACCAGTACCTGACACTGCATGAACACAAAAGCCTGCTGCGTTTCATTACCTGCGGCAGCGTCGATGACGGCAAGAGCACGTTGATCGGACGCATGTTGTACGAGTCGAAAATGCTGTTCGAGGACCAGTTGAGCCAGCTTGAAACCGACTCGAAAAAAATGGGTACCCAAGGCGGGGATCTCGACTTTGCATTGCTGGTCGATGGCTTGTCCGCCGAACGTGAGCAAGGTATTACCATCGATGTCGCCTACCGCTTCTTTTCGACCGACAAGCGCAAGTTCATCGTGGCAGATACGCCGGGTCATGAACAGTACACCCGCAATATGGTCACCGGCGCGTCGACCGCTGATGTGGCGATCGTCCTGGTCGATGCTCGCAAAGGTATCCTGACGCAGACGCGCCGACATAGCTATCTGGCGTCACTGGTCGGGATTCGGCATATAGCGCTGGTCATCAACAAGCTGGACATGGTTGGCTATGCGAAGGAGGTTGTCGACCGCATCGATGCGGAGTATCGCAGTTTCGCGAAAGCCCTTGGCTTGCAAAACATCGTCACCATTCCTATGTCGGCGCTGAAGGGTGACAACATCGCCGAACGCAGCGCCAACACGCCCTGGTATCAGGGGCCCACGCTGATGTCTTACCTCGAAACGGTGGAAATCGATGACGCCGGGTCGCAATGGCGGCCATTCCGCCTGCCGGTGCAGTGGGTGAATCGCCCCAACCTCGACTTTCGCGGCTATGCCGGCATCGTCGCCGGCGGCATCGTACGGCCGGGCGACCGTCTGCGCGTACTGCCGTCAGGCCGGGAGAGCCGCGTCGCGCGCATCGTCAGCAGCGAAGGAGATCTCGCGCAAGCGGTAAACGGCCAGTCGATCACAATTACACTTGAAGACGAACTCGACATCAGCCGCGGTGACGTCCTGGCGTCGCCGAATGCACTGCCCGGTGTGGCCGATCAGTTTGAAGCGGCGGTGATATGGATGAACGACGAACCGATGTTGCCCGGGCGCCCCTATCTGCTGAAGATTGGCACCAAAACGGTGACAGCGACAAGCGCTCCGCCAAAGTACAAGATCAACGTCAACACGCTCGAACATCTCGCCGCGCGGAAACTTGACTTGAACGATATCGGCGTCTGCAACCTGAGCTTCGACCAGCATGTCGCATTCGATCCCTATAGCGAAAACAGGGATACCGGCAGCTTCATCATGATCGATCGCCTAACCAATAATACGGTCGGCGCCGGCATTCTGCATTTTGCGTTACGACGTTCACAAAACATTCATTGGCAGGCGATCGATGTCAACAAGCAGGCGCACGCCAGCCTGAAGGGACAGAAACCCTGCGTGCTGTGGTTTACCGGTCTGTCGGGCGCCGGCAAGTCGACTGTGGCCAACATGGTGGAAAAAAAGCTGCATGCGCTCGGCAAACACACCTACCTGCTCGATGGCGACAATGTGCGGCACGGGCTGAACAAGGATCTCGGTTTTTCGGATGCTGACCGGGTCGAGAATATCCGGCGCGTTGGCGAAGTAGCGCGGCTGATGGTCGATGCGGGGCAGATCGTGCTGGTGTCGTTCATTTCGCCATTCCGCGCCGAACGCAGGATGGCGCGCGAACTGGTCGAACAGGACGAGTTTGTCGAGATCTTCGTCGATACTCCGATCTCCGTAGCGGAACAGCGCGATCCGAAAGGCTTGTATAAAAAAGCACGCCGTGGCGAACTAAAGAACTTCACCGGGATCGATTCGCCTTACGAAGCACCTGAGTGTGCGGAAATCCGGATCGATACGACCGCCCATTCTCCGGATCAGGCGGCGGAACTGGTTATCCAACATTTGACCGAGCGTGGCGTGATATGA
- a CDS encoding DUF1329 domain-containing protein encodes MHMKPLLYKVALPALTATALMIAAPVSAKLSADEIKTLSTTLTPMGAEREGNKDGSIPPYSGKWLGVPPGITYGGTGKHQPDPYANEKPLFVITAQNIAQYADRLSEGQKALFKKYPETFRMPVYASHRDFRYADKVYAHIKENAAQAEVTDGGLGVKGVFGGPAFPIPKNGIELLWSMLSSPKAFNEMATYDQAVVYPDGNIAWGRVDYKIFAGVYDLNTARKDWDGKSDHFNVLTLLPEREKGSIIVGHGYWDYVNHPRQAWQYNPGTRRVRQLPSFGFDMPQGPGGFRTVDDDRLFNGSPERYDWKVIGKKEVYIPYHAYKINDPKLKYSDMLPKGHINPDVMRYELHRVWVLEANLKPGVRHQYAKRVFYIDEDSWNPVLVDNHDARGQLWRVGMVNFYYAYDLQGYQAGVSLYHDLLSGVYMADRLINEQKGPPRINSGELDPSQFTPDAARQKGL; translated from the coding sequence ATGCACATGAAACCATTGCTATATAAAGTCGCGCTACCTGCATTGACAGCGACTGCACTGATGATCGCGGCGCCGGTTTCGGCGAAGCTGAGCGCGGACGAGATCAAGACGCTGAGCACCACGTTGACACCGATGGGCGCCGAGCGCGAAGGCAACAAGGACGGTTCCATTCCGCCATACTCCGGCAAATGGCTGGGTGTGCCGCCCGGTATCACTTATGGCGGCACCGGCAAGCACCAGCCGGACCCGTATGCGAATGAAAAACCGCTGTTCGTGATCACCGCGCAAAACATCGCGCAATACGCGGATCGCTTGAGCGAAGGGCAAAAGGCGCTGTTCAAGAAATATCCCGAGACCTTTCGCATGCCGGTCTATGCTAGCCATCGCGACTTCCGCTATGCCGACAAGGTGTATGCGCACATAAAGGAAAATGCGGCACAGGCAGAGGTCACCGATGGAGGCCTCGGCGTCAAAGGCGTGTTCGGCGGTCCGGCGTTTCCGATTCCCAAGAACGGTATCGAACTGTTGTGGAGCATGCTGTCGTCGCCGAAGGCATTCAATGAAATGGCGACCTATGACCAGGCGGTGGTTTACCCCGATGGCAATATCGCGTGGGGCAGGGTCGACTACAAGATCTTTGCCGGCGTGTACGACTTGAACACGGCGCGCAAGGACTGGGACGGCAAGTCTGACCATTTCAACGTTCTTACGTTGTTGCCGGAGCGCGAAAAAGGCAGCATTATCGTCGGCCATGGCTATTGGGATTATGTCAATCATCCGCGCCAGGCATGGCAATACAATCCGGGCACGCGCCGCGTGCGGCAATTGCCGAGCTTCGGTTTCGACATGCCGCAAGGTCCGGGCGGTTTCCGCACCGTCGATGATGACCGTCTGTTCAATGGTTCGCCGGAACGCTATGACTGGAAGGTCATCGGCAAGAAGGAAGTCTATATCCCGTATCACGCCTACAAGATCAACGATCCAAAGCTGAAGTACAGCGATATGCTACCCAAGGGGCATATCAATCCGGACGTGATGCGCTACGAATTGCATCGGGTGTGGGTGCTGGAAGCGAATCTGAAACCGGGCGTGCGCCATCAGTATGCGAAACGCGTGTTTTACATCGACGAGGATAGCTGGAATCCGGTACTGGTAGATAACCATGACGCGCGCGGCCAGTTATGGCGCGTCGGCATGGTCAACTTCTACTACGCGTATGACCTGCAAGGCTATCAGGCCGGCGTCTCGCTATATCACGACCTGCTGTCGGGCGTGTATATGGCGGACCGTTTGATCAACGAGCAAAAGGGCCCGCCGCGCATCAACAGCGGCGAGCTGGATCCATCGCAATTCACGCCGGATGCGGCGCGCCAAAAAGGCCTATAG
- a CDS encoding SDR family oxidoreductase, which translates to MLLKDKVIIVSGIGPGLGVKLAVEAAREGARAVAIAARTAAKLDDAERRIYALGSDCEVLKVVTDITDRAQCKRLVDKTAARFGRIDGLLNSAFTHGNFPEPIESADLEVWRSVFDINLFGTMTLTQEVLPQMKVQGSGAIAMINTAAARRPFPGESGYAASKGALAVAVKYLAKELGPHGIRVNNIFMGWMWGEPVQGYIKRSAAEYQMPEEQLIAPIVANIALGRIPTDDDCAKAALFLVSDYANAVSGASLDANGGEYMG; encoded by the coding sequence ATGCTTTTGAAAGACAAGGTGATTATCGTGTCCGGCATCGGTCCGGGCCTCGGCGTCAAGCTCGCGGTTGAGGCGGCGCGCGAAGGCGCACGCGCGGTGGCGATCGCCGCGCGTACCGCCGCCAAGCTGGACGATGCGGAACGCCGCATCTACGCACTTGGCAGTGACTGCGAAGTGCTGAAGGTGGTAACCGACATTACCGACCGCGCCCAATGCAAGCGACTGGTCGATAAGACGGCGGCGCGTTTCGGCCGTATCGATGGCTTGCTCAACAGTGCTTTTACGCACGGCAATTTTCCTGAACCGATCGAATCGGCTGATCTGGAGGTATGGCGCTCGGTATTCGATATCAATCTGTTCGGCACAATGACGCTGACGCAGGAAGTGCTGCCGCAAATGAAAGTTCAGGGCAGCGGCGCAATTGCAATGATCAATACGGCCGCGGCGCGCCGGCCGTTTCCCGGTGAATCCGGTTATGCGGCGTCCAAGGGCGCATTGGCGGTAGCCGTCAAATACCTGGCGAAGGAACTTGGTCCGCATGGCATTCGCGTTAACAATATTTTCATGGGCTGGATGTGGGGCGAGCCGGTACAAGGCTACATCAAGCGTTCCGCCGCCGAGTATCAAATGCCGGAAGAGCAATTGATCGCGCCCATCGTTGCCAACATCGCACTCGGCCGCATCCCGACCGACGACGATTGCGCGAAGGCGGCGCTGTTCCTTGTTTCCGACTATGCCAATGCCGTCAGCGGCGCGTCGCTCGACGCGAACGGTGGCGAGTACATGGGCTGA